Within Streptomyces antibioticus, the genomic segment CGTTCGGGTACGAGGCCACGAGGCTCGCGACCGAGCGGCGCAGGGTGTTGTTCGAGTGGTACGTCACGTACGGCACGCCGCCGCTCTTGGCGGTGACGATCATCGTGTGGTCCTTGGACCCGTCGCGGTCGAAGTCCATCTGGAGGACGTCGCCGATCTCGAGCTGGTACACGTTGGCGAGCGCCGTGGTCCGCTTGGAGTTCTGGGCGAACCAGGACCACTCGTTGACACCGATGAACGAGTGGGACTGGATCTCGGCGTTGCCGAACCACTTGGTGTAGTCGTAGACGTACCCGGGGGCGTGCTTCCAGCCGCCCGCCTTCAGGGACTGGCTGACGAAGTTCGTGCAGTCGCCGCCCGCGCCCTGGCCGTTGAAGTCCGGGTAGTCCTTGTTGTAGACGTTCCAGTACTTCTCGGCGTAGGCCGCCATCGCCTTGTAGTCGTACGTGGTGCCGGTCTTGGGGACGGCCACCGGGTTGCGGGTGGTCGCCGCGCGCGGGGCACTCGGCGTGGTGGTGTCGGCGGTGGTGGCGACCTTGACCGTGGGCGGCTCGGCGACGGTGTTGACCGCGAGGCCGCCCTGGTCGGTGTCGCGGATGTCCGTGAGCTGCCAGTTGCCGCGGCGGTCGGCCTTGAAGGTCAGCTCGTGGTTCGACTGGAAGCCGGTGGTCTTCGGCTCGCCCGCGGCCGCCTGGGCGTAGGTCAGGGTCGTGGTCTCGGTGACCGCGGCCTTGGCCGTACGGCCCGTGACGCGCGTGGCGTTCAGGGTGACCGTGGTGGCGGCCTTGCTGTACTTCTCGCCGGCCTTCGCGAGCTTGTCCTTGCGCTTGCCGAGGGCCGACAGCGCGGCGTCCTCACCGCGGGCGGTGCCCGTCGACAGCCGGACCTTGCCCGAGAAGCCGTCGGTCAGCGGCTTGTCCCGGTTGCCCTGCTTGCCGACCACCAGGGCGTCGGTGCGGTCGGTGAAGACCGCGTCCGCGAGGCGCTGGAAGGTGGCCTTGGTCCTGGCGTCCACCGTGGGGTCGTCGACGACCGTGGCGCCCGCCATCCAGTTGGGCAGCAGCGCGACTCCGGCGACGACCGAGGTCGCGGCCGCGCCGATTATCGTGGCTCTGCGGCGTGTCGGCCGCAATTTCCTTGACTTCACTGATGTTTCCCCTCTTGCCCCGGCGGTGGGTTGCCGGAGTACGGCATCTTCGCACGCCGTGTGCAGCTCCTGTGAAGGGGGATGCGGTTGAGGTTTGGTTACGCCAACCACCCCTCCACCGCACGTCACTTCAGGTCACCGCGCGTCACTTCACGACGGTCGACCAGTCCGGGGACTGGGCCGGATCCAGGCTGCGCAGCCGCTCCAGGGTGGCGGGCGTCTGGACGTCCATCCAGTCGGCCAACTCCTTGAAGGACACGCACTTGACGTCCTTCTTGGTGCACACGTTCTCGATGACGTGGTCGACGGCCTTCATGTAGATGCCGCCGTTCCAGTCCTCGAAGTGGTTGCCGATGAACATCGGCGCCCGGCTGCCGTAGTACACCCGGTTGAAGCCGGCCATGTAGGCGTCGATGGTCTGCTGCTGCCACTGCGGGCGCTTGGCCGGATCGCCCTCGGTCTCGCCGCCGGTCTGGTTGTAGAGGAAGTTGAAGTCCATGGACAGCGCCTGGATGTCACCGTACGGGAGGCCCTGGAGCGGGAAGTCC encodes:
- a CDS encoding amidase domain-containing protein, translated to MKSRKLRPTRRRATIIGAAATSVVAGVALLPNWMAGATVVDDPTVDARTKATFQRLADAVFTDRTDALVVGKQGNRDKPLTDGFSGKVRLSTGTARGEDAALSALGKRKDKLAKAGEKYSKAATTVTLNATRVTGRTAKAAVTETTTLTYAQAAAGEPKTTGFQSNHELTFKADRRGNWQLTDIRDTDQGGLAVNTVAEPPTVKVATTADTTTPSAPRAATTRNPVAVPKTGTTYDYKAMAAYAEKYWNVYNKDYPDFNGQGAGGDCTNFVSQSLKAGGWKHAPGYVYDYTKWFGNAEIQSHSFIGVNEWSWFAQNSKRTTALANVYQLEIGDVLQMDFDRDGSKDHTMIVTAKSGGVPYVTYHSNNTLRRSVASLVASYPNAYYYAYRT